In a single window of the Littorina saxatilis isolate snail1 linkage group LG5, US_GU_Lsax_2.0, whole genome shotgun sequence genome:
- the LOC138967666 gene encoding XK-related protein 6-like: MEGSKALFTRRSLSHQEHYLSCVVGDEGDGSATVELQCTSGDRYRYSDDGSVFGDEGLAGRSQDECDHGGGDPIADSARGAQSSRSTARSGDSRRSLAGSDHVDMPVKISKDVAMGFKRRRSESRDFVYTFNWFDALIGVGSILIYFVDVVTDIMLAVDYFLDSKWFYGGVTAGLIIGPSLVTCCFGLHWYIIDYRMEKKVMRKNPSANQYLYETRSKVWFCRFFFTALQFGPVVRTVEYLHYGRKSCSSSLTDKERRRFHWWMLYEDVDNCLLRLFESFLESAPQLTWQLYITIVTSPEDNLIGNTIRAVALLSSWSSLAVSLVSYHRSLRNSREDKSKMSLKSVPFYFLWRACETGGRVLCIAMFASAFEVWVFGILLFHWVVASCWLINQRTAFYAHRCLEKVFNIICGYVMLFCFLNLREGHTRYRFLIFYIIFYIENFFMLAFWFRFTSDLGKWFHLWGFIVVLIFFIMHIVFQLLYYAFFHPTDNIQNCLSCDKYTFYESVCYDVRPELDDLSGKPDGYHATNMKLSNSLPRHVGVVGASGDARHHADITLTVEEGSRGKQTVSSGEHGATHQGRMYGQQPSSSRRKGKGSNGYDI, from the exons ATGGAGGGAAGCAAAGCGCTGTTTACGCGTCGTAGTTTGAGCCACCAGGAGCACTACTTGTCCTGTGTTGTTGGAGATGAGGGGGATGGTTCAGCCACAGTTGAACTGCAGTGCACCAGTGGCGACAGATATCGCTATAGTGATGACGGCAGCGTTTTCGGCGATGAAGGTCTAGCAGGAAGGAGCCAAGACGAATGTGATCATGGAGGAGGCGATCCCATCGCCGACAGTGCAAGGGGCGCGCAGTCGTCAAGGTCAACAGCAAGGTCTGGAGACAGCAGAAGAAGCCTTGCTGGGTCGGACCATGTTGACATGCCAGTCAAAATCAGCAAAGATGTTGCTATGGGGTTTAAACGCAGAAGATCAGAGAGCAGAGATTTCGTCTACACATTTAACTGGTTTGATGCTCTCATTGGAGTAGGGTCAATTTTAATCTACTTCGTGGATGTGGTGACAGATATCATGCTAGCAGTTGATTATTTCCTTGATTCAAAATGGTTTTACGGCGGTGTGACTGCAGGTCTGATTATTGGCCCTTCTCTTGTGACCTGCTGTTTTGGATTGCACTGGTATATCATAGATTACCGCATGGAAAAGAAAGTTATGAGAAAGAATCCTTCGGCCAATCAATACTTGTACGAAACCCGTTCAAAGGTTTGGTTCTGCCGTTTTTTCTTCACTGCTCTTCAGTTTGGACCGGTCGTCAG GACTGTGGAGTACCTGCACTACGGCCGGAAGAGCTGTTCTTCTAGCCTGACTGACAAGGAGAGGCGCAGGTTCCACTGGTGGATGCTGTACGAAGACGTCGACAACTGTCTGCTGAGACTCTTCGAGAGCTTCCTGGAATCGGCGCCACAGTTAACATGGCAGCTCTACATCACCATAGTAACAAGTCCAGAGGACAACTTGATAGGAA ACACAATACGTGCAGTAGCTCTGCTGTCGTCCTGGAGCAGTCTGGCGGTGTCGCTGGTGTCTTACCACCGCTCGCTGCGCAATTCTCGAGAAGACAAAAGCAAAATGAGCCTGAAGAGTGTGCCTTTCTACTTCCTGTGGCGAGCCTGTGAGACCGGCGGGCGTGTGCTGTGTATCGCCATGTTCGCCTCAGCCTTTGAAGTGTGGGTGTTTGGCATCCTGCTGTTTCACTGGGTGGTGGCGTCGTGCTGGCTCATCAACCAGCGCACCGCTTTCTACGCTCACCGCTGTCTGGAGAAGGTGTTCAACATTATCTGCGGCTACGTCATGCTCTTCTGCTTTCTGAACCTGCGTGAGGGTCACACCCGCTACCGCTTCCTCATCTTCTACATCATCTTCTACATCGAGAACTTCTTCATGCTTGCCTTTTGGTTCCGTTTCACCTCGGACTTGGGCAAGTGGTTCCACCTGTGGGGCTTCATCGTCGTGCTTATCTTCTTCATCATGCACATCGTCTTCCAGCTTCTCTACTACGCCTTCTTCCACCCCACCGACAACATCCAGAACTGCCTGTCGTGTGACAAGTACACCTTCTACGAGTCGGTCTGCTATGACGTGCGGCCAGAGCTGGATGACCTGAGCGGCAAGCCGGACGGTTACCACGCCACCAACATGAAATTGTCGAATTCGTTGCCTCGCCACGTCGGTGTGGTGGGGGCCTCAGGTGATGCCAGGCACCATGCGGACATTACTTTGACTGTGGAAGAAGGGAGCAGAGGGAAGCAAACGGTCTCAAGTGGGGAACACGGGGCCACGCATCAGGGCAGGATGTACGGGCAGCAGCCCAGTAGTAGTAGACGAAAGGGGAAAGGAAG
- the LOC138967667 gene encoding coiled-coil domain-containing protein 25-like, translated as MVLYFMSTVVAPSYAIYVGIDKHENEDLIRWGWPEDVWFHVDKVSSAHVYLRLHEGDTIDDIPQAVIDDCAQLVKANSIQGNKMNNVDVVYTMWANLKKTAGMDVGQVGFHKDKEVRKVRVEKRLNEVVNRLNKTKEDRPNVDLRSEREARDRNEREDQKKKQQELKKKEKEEEKRRAEAAEVKSYSTLMKSENMTSNRDGGSDSDDFM; from the exons ATGGTTCTTTACTTCATGAGTACAG TGGTGGCTCCATCTTATGCCATTTATGTTGGAATTGACAAACATGAAA ATGAAGATCTGATACGCTGGGGGTGGCCAGAAGATGTATG GTTTCATGTGGACAAGGTTTCCTCAGCCCATGTTTATCTCCGCTTGCATGAA GGAGACACAATTGACGATATTCCACAGGCCGTCATAGATGACTGTGCCCAGTTAGTCAAAGCCAACAGTATAcaag GTAACAAGATGAACAACGTGGATGTGGTGTACACCATGTGGGCCAACCTGAAGAAAACAGCCGGCATGGACGTGGGGCAAGTAGGCTTCCACAAGGACAAAGAG GTTAGGAAGGTGCGGGTTGAGAAGCGGTTGAACGAGGTTGTCAACCGACTGAACAAGACCAAGGAAGATAGACCCAACGTGGACCTGAGGTCGGAGCGGGAAGCGCGTGATCGCAATGAGCGGGAagaccagaagaagaagcaacagGAGctgaagaaaaaagagaaagaagaagagaagcgGAGAGCAGAGGCTGCTGAAGTCAA GTCGTACTCTACCTTGATGAAGTCAGAAAACATGACGTCAAATAGA GATGGGGGAAGTGATTCGGACGACTTTATGTGA